The region GAAAAAGAAATACCTTACGTGTATCCTTTATCCGAAAAATATAGTGGTCTGGTCTTGGAGACTGGGTACATGCATCTTCAATCCACAAAACCAGACACTATTGGTGagtaaataagattatttgCAAGATAAATTCTGACTGGATTATTTTAGGGGCTGTTCTTCGTGAGTCGCCAGTCGGTTTGGCAGCCTATATTTTGGAAAAGTTCACAACATGGACCAACCCCGCTTACAAGCAATGTTTGGATGGAGGATTGTTGGAAAAATTCACCTACGAAAAATTATTAGACAACGTTATGATTTATTGGGTCACTGACTCCATCACTACTTCAGTGAGATTGTATTCGGAAACATTTAACAAGCACCACATGTCGCTCGGATTCGACAGGGTTCCAGTAACCGTTCCAAGTGGATGCGCAAGATTTACCTACGAATTAGCTTACATGCCAGAGAAAATCCTAAGGACgcattacaaaaaattggtACACGTAACCGACTATGTTGGAGGTCACTTTGCAGCTTTTGAAGTGCCGAATGTATTGGCGAATGACGTTATTCAGTTCGTTAAAACTGTGGAAAAGTTACCAAAAGCTGATAAAAATGCCGAATTGtaaattaagttgtaattttgatatgtttttgttactaataaaatttatataattattttgtctaGTTTTTTATACCTTATGAGATATACTTTATGTAATatcatacataataaatatatgaaatcaataatacaattaaaaattattttctttctttttacagcactgtttaatttatttaaatataaatcaatataaattttaatatttaattacacataatttttattatgattcttttagataaaattgataaatatagatcaatcaatttcaatatttgcaTGAATATGTAAATGATGCAAGATAGACAGTAAATAAACATGTTGCGACATATCcgactaaaatatattgataacaATAATACCAATCATTTTAAAGACGGTACTCATCATGAGGCCGCCCAATAAAACGACCTATTCATCGAGTGTTATACATCCTATAAACACCGAGTCGAATTGGTCAAGGTTGCTGTTCGTCGGTGGCCGCAGTTAGTTGAGTGTCATGGGAAAAGTGTgcggtttatttttgttgggcATATTTGCCACTTTAGCGTTCGTCggatttaaaacttattcgaTTTTATATCATGTGCCGCAATTACCCAAAATGGAGGACACATGGTGGGGCCCCAGAGACCCCACTAAAGAGGATACTTCCataaaaccatttaaaattaacgtgTCTGATCaggtatttaattaacaattgtaattttgtccattaaaaacaaaaacatcaaaatctatttaaatcaaatttgtattgtaatatatgttaattatccttatataaaaaacaacatttaacaaggttgtttattaattgatataattgttaatttcatcACCaagattgaatttttaatattccgtGTTCGTTTAGTTACTGGAGGATTTGAAACATAGATTGGACATTTCCAAACCCTTCGTTCCTCCTTTGGAGAACGTAGCTCACAATTACGGCATAAACACAAAACTCCTAAACGAAATAATCACTTATTGGAAGACAACATACAACTGGAAACAAAGAGAAGCATTCTTGAACAAGTATCCCCAGTATATAGTCAGCATTCAAGGTTTAAAGTAAATAGACAAACATTTATGTTCTAAAAACATGCAGTATATTACGTTCTAATTGACTTTTAGGATTCATTATATCCATGTGAAACCTACAAATACCGCTGGTAAAAAGGTTTTACCTTTGATTCTCTTCCACGGATGGCCCGGCTCAGTTAGAGAGTTCTACGAAATCATCCCCCTTCTAACCAAACCTCAAAAAGATTACGTTTTTGAACTCATCATACCTTCTCTTCCCGGTACAATGATTTTACGAACAAAGTTGCAAGCTCTAATTCTCTGTTATCGGTAGGGTATGGATTCTCTGAAGGCGCAGTCAGGCCTGGAATGGGTGGAGCACATATGGcagttattttcaaaaacttgaTGGATCGACTtggttttaagaaatattacgTTCACGGTGGTGATTGGGGTGGACTCATTGTTCAAGTTATGGCTACAATGTATCCCGACAAGGTTATTGGCGTTCACTCTAATGCGTGCTTTGTTAACTCACCATTGGCAAATTTCATCACCATTTTGGGAAGTTTTGCCCCATCGTTGGTTGCTGAAAAGCACGAAATTGACAAAGTGTATCCAATGACTAATAAATTCATGTATCTTATTGAAGAAAGTGGATATATGCATATTCAAGGGACAAAACCAGACACCATAGGTAACAAAatactaaaacaaatatagagatgtttaaagtaatatttccaGGAGCTGCCCTCAGAGACAGCCCAGTAGGTTTAGCTGCATACATATTGGAAAAATTCATCACGTGGACAAATCCATCGTTCAAAAACCAACTTGATGGAGGACTTAAACTTAAATACGACTTTGATAAACTTCTAGACAATGTAATGATTTACTGGGTATCTGACTCCATAACAACTTCAGTTAGATTATATTCTGAAAGCCTCAGTAGTACTCATATGTCTCTTGGGTTGGAAAAGTacgtaaacatttaaattgtataaggaatttaaattaataatttaaattttcagtattcCTGTGAAAGTTCCAAGTGGATGTGCTAGATTTGCACACGACTTGTTTTATAGTTCAAAAACTGTCTTGGAGACtaaatatcataatttgaTTCATGTTACGGACTATGAAGGTGGACATTTCGCTGCTTTAGAATTACCGGGAACATTagctaaagatatttttacttttgtaaataaagtaGAAAAGTTGCCTAAAGGAACACAAAAACAAGAACTGTAACTGGAgtattgtaaattgtttattaaagaaatttttttttaaattactttccgTTTCTTGTCCTCCCCAATTacatagtaattttatattaaaatttcaatttta is a window of Aethina tumida isolate Nest 87 chromosome 7, icAetTumi1.1, whole genome shotgun sequence DNA encoding:
- the LOC109605925 gene encoding juvenile hormone epoxide hydrolase 1-like, which codes for MGKVCGLFLLGIFATLAFVGFKTYSILYHVPQLPKMEDTWWGPRDPTKEDTSIKPFKINVSDQLLEDLKHRLDISKPFVPPLENVAHNYGINTKLLNEIITYWKTTYNWKQREAFLNKYPQYIVSIQGLKIHYIHVKPTNTAGKKVLPLILFHGWPGSVREFYEIIPLLTKPQKDYVFELIIPSLPGYGFSEGAVRPGMGGAHMAVIFKNLMDRLGFKKYYVHGGDWGGLIVQVMATMYPDKVIGVHSNACFVNSPLANFITILGSFAPSLVAEKHEIDKVYPMTNKFMYLIEESGYMHIQGTKPDTIGAALRDSPVGLAAYILEKFITWTNPSFKNQLDGGLKLKYDFDKLLDNVMIYWVSDSITTSVRLYSESLSSTHMSLGLENIPVKVPSGCARFAHDLFYSSKTVLETKYHNLIHVTDYEGGHFAALELPGTLAKDIFTFVNKVEKLPKGTQKQEL